In Streptomyces sp. NBC_01231, the sequence AGGGTGACGGCAAGAATCCGACCGCGACACAGTCGCCCGGGGCCAAACCCGGCACTGAGACCGTGGACCGGGCCACCACCTCGTCCCCGGCCAAGACCTCGGGCAGCGGCACCACCACCGGCGGCGGCACTTCCGGTGGGTCGTCGGACGGGGATTCCGGCGACGGCGGCACGACGGGCGGTGGCGGCACGGGCGGGGGAGGCACGGAGACCACGCAGGCCCCCGCCTGCCACTCCATCGGGGGCGGCAAGTACAACTGCGAGGTCTGGCGCACCGCCGATTCGTACACCGCCTCCGGCGCCGAGGCCGGGGTCCTCAACGCGGGCACCAACTACTTCTACTGCCAGCAGAACCTGGGCCGCCGCGAGACGTACGGCCAGTGGACCAACGTCTGGTGGGCGAAGACCGACGACGACAGCGGCAACACGAACGTCTACTTCAGCGACGTCTACATCAAGGGCGGCGACAACGACTCCCCGATACCCGGACTCCCGGTCTGCTGAACGAGGACCGAACGCCGAAGACATGGCTGTCTCACCGCGTCCACGGCCGGCCGAACACGCCCGCGCCATCGCCGCAGGCGGCCTCCTCAGCCCCCGCCCTCCGCGTACCGCTCCAACCCCGAGGTCGTCACCAGCTTCTCGTCCTTGAACAGCCGCGTGCCCTGCTCGCACAACCGCCGATCGGCCCGCGCCCGGGCGCAGAACTCCTCCGGGGTGATGCCGAAGAGTTCCCTCAACCGGGCGGATCCCACGAGGAGTTCGCTGAGCAGGGACCGCTGGCCCGGGTGTGTGCGAGGCACGCCGGTGCCGTCGTGCAGGACGCCGTGGCGGTTGACGTACGCGTACACGCCAGGCAGCGTCACTCCGGGCGCCGGCTCGACGCGCACCTCGGGCGCGGGCAGCCAGGCGCGGTGGAAGTTGCCGTTCGGCAGCGGCACCCCTTCGCTCGCGTCGACCACCGCGAGCTGCTCGTCGTCGAGCCAGGTGACGAACAACTCCCGTACCACTCCCGGCGCGTCGAAAGGGGACGCGGACACGTACCCCAGGCGGCTGACGTGTGCGGAGACGCCCACCTCGAGGCCGGTGACCCGGGCCCTGACCATCGGAATCGGCGATGTGATCCCGAACTCGGCCATCTTGTGCCGCAGTTGGGCCGGGCTGGCGTTGGAGCCGACGGCCAGGACGGCGGTGCGGTCCGGGTGTACGAAGACGTCGAGGGGCAGCAGCCGGTCACCGTCGAGGAGGCCGGAGTCCCGCGGCCACCCGCCCGGATAGAGCAGCGGATGATCGCGCGGCGCCTCGGCCAGGCCCAATGCCTCCAGGGTGAGATCCTTCATGGGCCGCTCAGTCCGTCGGTGGCAGCTCGCCCGAGCCGCGGGTGATCAGCCGGGTCGGCAGCTCGATCCGCTCCGGGGTGAGCAGGGTGCCGTCCAGTTGGCGGAACAGCCGCTCGGCGGCCGTACGGCCGAGGGTGGCCGCGTCCTGGGCGACGACGGTGACCCCGGGCCGCAGCAGATCGGCCAGCTCGATGTCGTCGAAGCCGACGAGGGCGACCTGCCGCTGGTGTTCCGCCAGGACGCGGATCACGGTGACCGTCACCCGGTTGTTGCCGGCGAAGACGGCGGTGACGGGGGAGGGGCCGGTGAGCATCTCCTCGGCCGCCCGACGCACCCGCTCGGGATCGGTCACGCCCAGCGACATCCAGGAGTCCTCCACCGTTATCCCGGCGTCCTCCAGGGCGGCCCGGTAGCCGCGCAGGCGCTCGGCCGCGGTGTGGATGCGTGGCATGTCGCCGATGAACCCGATCCGCCGGTGCCCGTGCGCGATCAGGTGAGCCACGCCGTCCCGGGCGCCGCCGTAGTTGTCCGAGACGACGACGTCGGCGTCGATGTGCCCGGCCGGACGGTCCACGAACACCGTCGCCACGCCCGCCTTCAGCTCGGGCTCCAGATAGCGGTGGTCGTCACCGGCGGGGATCACCACCAGGCCGTCCACCCGCCGTGCGCACAGTGCCAGCACCAGCTCCCGCTCACGCTCCGGGTCCTCCGCGCTGGAACCGTTGATGAGCAGGGCGCCGTGGGCTCGGGCCACCTCCTCGACCGCGCGGCTGAGCGGGCCGTAGAACGGGTCCGCGAGGTCCTCCAGGACCAGGCCGATGCTGGCGGTGCTGCCCTTGCGCAACACGCGCGCGCTGTCGTTGCGGCGGAAGCCGAGAGCGTCGATCGCCTCCTGGACACGCCGCTCGGTCTCCGTCGTGACACCGGGCTCACCGTTGACCACGCGCGAGACCGTCTTCAGCCCGACGCCGGCACGCGCGGCCACGTCCTTCATGGTCGGGCGATTGCCGTAGCGGTTTCCGGCGAGGCGCTCGGCGCGGTGGTGGGTCTCGGGCACGCTGCGGGTTCCTGTCCTGTCGTCCACGGGGATGCGGCGGTTCATGAGGGGAACGCGGCGGTTCGTGAGGGGAACGTGGCGGTCCATAATTTCGTATGAGGATGTGGCGTCGAGCATAGAGCCTGGACAACGTTGTCAGCTGCGAGAGACACTGTCCAGCGCAATCTCCGGCCTGCGCCCCACCGCGAGACCGGCCTGCGTTCCCGCATGGTTGCCCGCACACTCTTCATGGCTGTTCCCAAGGTTGTTCCGATGTCTGACGGGGAGATCCGACACTGATGCACACCGACCTCGTGGCCGCGCTCGACATAGGCGGCACCAAGATCGCCGGGGCGCTGGTGGACGGCCACGGCCGGATCCAGGCTCGCGCGCAGCGCGCCACGCCCGCCCGGGAAGACGGCGACACCGTGATGCGGGCCGTCGAGGAGGTGCTCGCCGAGCTGACCGCGTCGCCGCTGTGGGGGCGCGTCATCGCCCTCGGGATCGGCAGCGCGGGCCCGGTGGACGCCTCCCTGGGCACGGTCAGTCCGGTGAACGTGCCGGGCTGGCGCGACTATCCGCTGGTCCAGCGAGTGAAGGCGGCGGCCGGGGGGCTGCCCGTCGAGCTGATCGGGGACGGTGTGGCGATCACGGCCGCCGAGCACTGGCAGGGCGCCGCCCGTGGGCACGACAACGCGCTGTGCATGGTGGTGTCGACGGGGGTCGGTGGCGGCCTGGTCCTCAACGGCCGACTGCACCCCGGCCCGACCGGCAACGCGGGTCACATCGGCCACATCAGCGTGGACCTCGACGGTGACCCCTGCCCGTGCGGTGCGCGCGGCTGCGTGGAGCGCATCGCGAGCGGCCCCAACATCGCGCGCAGGGCGCTCGAGAACGGCTGGCGACCCGGCCCGGACGGGGACACCTCCGCCGCCGCGGTGGCCGCCGCCGCCCGGGGCGGCGACCCGGTGGCCGTGGCCTCCTTCGAGCGGGCCGCCCAGGCGCTGGCCGCCGGCATCGCGGCCACCGCGACCCTCGTCGAGATCGACATCGCCGTCGTCGGCGGCGGCGTGGGCAAGGCCGGCGACGTGCTGTTCGCCCCCCTGCGCAAGGCCCTGAGCGACTACGCGACCCTGTCCTTCGTGCGGCACCTGAGCGTGGAGCCCGCGCAGATGGGCACGGACGCGGGGCTGGTCGGCGCGGCGGCGGCGGCCCTGGCCCGGCGGGTCGCCCCGGCGGCTGTCTGACGGAATTCGGCAGGATCGTTTCACTCGATCGGCCCGGCGGACCCATGTGGGTCGGCCGGGCCGTTTCATTCACCGACGACCTTCTTTTGAACACGTTCAAATAAGTGCGCTAGGGTTGCCTCGGACAAGGGGGAAGCCCATGAAGATCGTGATACCCGGCGGAACCGGGCAGGTCGGCACCATCCTGGATCGAGCGCTGACGGCGGCGGGCCACGAGGTCCTCGTCCTGACGAGGCGGCCGGAACGGGAACGCGAAGTCGCCTGGGACGGCGAGACGCCGGGGCGGTGGGCGGAGGAGATCGACGGCAGTGACGTCGTGATCAATCTGGCCGGGCGCAGTGTCAGCTGTCGTTACACCGAGGCCAACCTGAAGGCGATGATGGACTCCCGGGTTCGCTCCACGTCGGCGGTGGGCGAGGCGATCGCGGCCGCGGCGAGGCCGCCCCGGGTCTGGCTGCAGATGAGTACGGCCACGGTCTACGCCCACCGGTTCGACGCGCCGAACGACGAGCTGACGGGCCTGCTCGGCGGCACCGAACCCGGTGTTCCGGACTACTGGGCCTACAGCGTCGAGATCGCCACCCGATGGGAACGCGCCCAGGAGCTGGCGGCGACCCCGCACACCCGCAAGGTCGCCCTGCGTTCCGCCATGGTGATGAGCCCGGACCGGGGCGGTGTCTTCGACGTGCTGTCGTGGCTGACGCGTCTCGGCCTCGGCGGCCCGGTGGCGGGCGGCGCCCAGTACGTGTCCTGGATCCACGACCGGGACTTCGTCCGCGCGGTCGACTTCCTCGTCGACCGGGACGACCTCAACGGCCCCGTG encodes:
- a CDS encoding TIGR01777 family oxidoreductase; protein product: MKIVIPGGTGQVGTILDRALTAAGHEVLVLTRRPEREREVAWDGETPGRWAEEIDGSDVVINLAGRSVSCRYTEANLKAMMDSRVRSTSAVGEAIAAAARPPRVWLQMSTATVYAHRFDAPNDELTGLLGGTEPGVPDYWAYSVEIATRWERAQELAATPHTRKVALRSAMVMSPDRGGVFDVLSWLTRLGLGGPVAGGAQYVSWIHDRDFVRAVDFLVDRDDLNGPVNLAAPAPLPQRAFMRALRSAWNVPVGLPATRWMAELGACALRSDTELLLKSRRVVPGRLLDAGFAFEHPAWPEAAADLVRRRRGDSRSDGSAGRAPRPGRPALSRSPRRGA
- a CDS encoding ROK family protein, which gives rise to MHTDLVAALDIGGTKIAGALVDGHGRIQARAQRATPAREDGDTVMRAVEEVLAELTASPLWGRVIALGIGSAGPVDASLGTVSPVNVPGWRDYPLVQRVKAAAGGLPVELIGDGVAITAAEHWQGAARGHDNALCMVVSTGVGGGLVLNGRLHPGPTGNAGHIGHISVDLDGDPCPCGARGCVERIASGPNIARRALENGWRPGPDGDTSAAAVAAAARGGDPVAVASFERAAQALAAGIAATATLVEIDIAVVGGGVGKAGDVLFAPLRKALSDYATLSFVRHLSVEPAQMGTDAGLVGAAAAALARRVAPAAV
- a CDS encoding LacI family transcriptional regulator, with amino-acid sequence MPETHHRAERLAGNRYGNRPTMKDVAARAGVGLKTVSRVVNGEPGVTTETERRVQEAIDALGFRRNDSARVLRKGSTASIGLVLEDLADPFYGPLSRAVEEVARAHGALLINGSSAEDPERERELVLALCARRVDGLVVIPAGDDHRYLEPELKAGVATVFVDRPAGHIDADVVVSDNYGGARDGVAHLIAHGHRRIGFIGDMPRIHTAAERLRGYRAALEDAGITVEDSWMSLGVTDPERVRRAAEEMLTGPSPVTAVFAGNNRVTVTVIRVLAEHQRQVALVGFDDIELADLLRPGVTVVAQDAATLGRTAAERLFRQLDGTLLTPERIELPTRLITRGSGELPPTD